In one window of Methanosarcina vacuolata Z-761 DNA:
- a CDS encoding DUF1294 domain-containing protein: MTETVYLLFPIIYALINAASYALYGIDKFKARRDKWRISEQSLLIVSFFGPIGAILGMQQFRHKTQKPIFRFLVPAFAGIHILLVLWINL; the protein is encoded by the coding sequence ATGACAGAGACTGTATATCTTCTTTTTCCCATTATTTATGCTCTTATTAATGCAGCTTCGTATGCCCTGTATGGAATTGATAAATTTAAAGCAAGAAGGGATAAATGGAGAATTTCAGAACAGAGCCTGTTGATAGTTTCTTTCTTTGGGCCAATCGGTGCAATCCTTGGAATGCAGCAATTCAGGCACAAAACACAGAAGCCGATTTTCAGATTCCTGGTGCCTGCATTTGCAGGAATTCACATCCTGTTAGTGCTCTGGATCAATCTCTAA
- a CDS encoding rhodanese-like domain-containing protein, translating into MKFERIKSEGLAHLSYFIGSENEAIVIDPRRDCHVYAELARREGMNIKYIFETHRNEDYVIGSLELKKLTNAEIYHGHGVDFKYGNYVNEGQKVDFGSMRLTALHTPGHTDESMSYVLTDLDTGKEPVMVFTGDALFVGDTGRTDLYGPEKAPGLAANLYESIFNKILPLGDGVILCPAHGAGSVCGGAIAKRDYSTLGLERVQNPALQKTNREEFIKFKLEEQLDFPPYFKKMEQYNLQGPPLLQGLPVPKPLSPADFRKEMEKGAVVVDTRMPHSFGGAHIRNSYSIWLGGVPSFAGWFLPYNKPIILVLEEKEQLETAVRYLVRLGYDNIAGFLNGGISAWYMKALPADGLSFISVHDLKNKLEKQEEMTLLDVRKKKEWDEGHIQGAKNIYVGELEENLDKVSKDSQVIVYCDSSRRSNIAASILKKHGYNNVYNVLGSMTAWKNAGYDTVK; encoded by the coding sequence TTGAAATTTGAACGCATTAAATCTGAAGGTCTGGCTCATCTTTCCTATTTCATTGGTTCGGAAAATGAAGCCATAGTTATCGACCCTCGAAGAGACTGTCATGTCTATGCCGAGCTTGCCAGAAGAGAGGGTATGAATATAAAATATATTTTTGAAACCCACAGAAATGAAGACTATGTAATTGGTTCCCTGGAACTGAAGAAACTTACAAATGCAGAGATTTATCATGGTCATGGAGTAGATTTCAAATACGGGAACTACGTGAATGAAGGTCAGAAGGTCGATTTCGGCTCAATGAGATTGACGGCTTTACACACTCCGGGCCATACCGATGAGAGTATGTCCTACGTCCTGACCGACCTTGATACAGGAAAAGAGCCAGTAATGGTTTTTACAGGAGATGCCCTGTTTGTAGGCGATACCGGGAGGACCGATCTCTATGGCCCAGAGAAAGCTCCAGGGCTGGCAGCAAACCTCTATGAAAGCATATTTAACAAAATCCTTCCCCTTGGAGATGGAGTAATACTATGTCCTGCGCATGGTGCAGGCTCGGTTTGTGGGGGAGCTATCGCCAAACGTGACTACAGTACGCTTGGACTTGAGCGTGTACAGAATCCTGCTCTGCAAAAAACAAACAGGGAAGAATTTATTAAGTTCAAACTTGAAGAGCAGCTTGATTTTCCTCCTTACTTCAAGAAAATGGAGCAGTACAACCTGCAAGGACCTCCTCTGCTGCAGGGCCTGCCAGTTCCGAAGCCGCTTTCACCAGCGGATTTCAGGAAGGAAATGGAAAAAGGGGCAGTAGTCGTTGATACGCGTATGCCTCACTCTTTTGGAGGAGCGCATATAAGAAACTCCTATAGCATCTGGCTCGGAGGAGTACCTTCATTCGCGGGCTGGTTTCTTCCTTATAACAAACCCATAATCCTCGTGCTGGAGGAAAAAGAGCAGCTTGAAACCGCTGTAAGGTATCTGGTCCGGCTGGGTTATGATAATATAGCGGGTTTTTTGAACGGCGGAATTTCAGCCTGGTATATGAAAGCCTTACCTGCGGACGGACTTAGTTTTATATCGGTCCACGATCTGAAGAATAAGCTGGAGAAGCAAGAGGAGATGACACTACTGGATGTGAGGAAGAAGAAGGAATGGGATGAAGGGCACATCCAGGGAGCCAAAAATATATACGTTGGAGAGCTTGAAGAAAATCTGGATAAGGTCTCAAAGGACTCTCAGGTAATTGTTTATTGTGACAGTTCCAGGCGTTCCAATATAGCAGCTTCGATCTTGAAAAAGCATGGTTATAATAATGTATATAATGTGCTTGGCAGCATGACTGCATGGAAAAATGCCGGATACGACACAGTAAAATAA
- a CDS encoding DUF1015 domain-containing protein, with protein sequence MVLHVPRILLPKDNWEKWAVIACDQHTQDPEYWKRVEEFIGDTPSTLNLIYPEIYLPLDENRVNKIHKTISTYKKLLVDQGPCFILVRRLVSGKERTGLVAAIDLEEYQFNGSDSFIKPTEGTIKERLPARVRIRENAELELSHILVLYDDPYFSVIPGNPDDFVCEDNKVYDFDLMENGGHIKGYRISNENIIKEISEKILNLGTLLVGDGNHSLAAAKSFWEQIKGSAPADHPARYAMVELVNVHDPGLSFEPIHRVVSGIEPEELLKKFNARVEETSTSPSNADFPSAGHSIGFITKDRSGVLIFDNPVYDLEVETLDEIIDNYSIEYEHDPEVVEKLGKKQGNIGFFLPPLKKSDFFSLIRKKGVLPRKSFSLGKENEKRYYIEARKIVP encoded by the coding sequence ATGGTTTTACATGTTCCACGCATTCTTCTTCCTAAAGATAATTGGGAAAAGTGGGCAGTGATTGCCTGTGATCAGCACACTCAGGATCCGGAATACTGGAAAAGAGTTGAAGAATTTATTGGAGATACTCCTTCTACTTTAAATTTAATTTATCCGGAAATATATCTTCCGCTAGATGAAAATCGAGTAAATAAGATCCATAAAACCATAAGTACCTACAAAAAACTTCTCGTTGACCAGGGCCCCTGTTTTATTCTCGTAAGGCGTTTGGTCTCAGGTAAGGAAAGAACAGGACTTGTTGCTGCAATAGACCTGGAAGAATACCAGTTTAACGGGTCCGATTCGTTTATCAAACCAACGGAAGGCACTATTAAAGAAAGGCTTCCTGCAAGAGTCAGGATAAGGGAAAACGCAGAACTGGAACTATCGCATATCTTAGTGTTATATGATGATCCTTATTTCTCGGTTATCCCCGGAAACCCTGATGACTTTGTTTGTGAAGATAACAAGGTTTATGATTTTGATCTGATGGAAAACGGCGGCCACATCAAGGGTTACAGGATCAGTAATGAAAATATAATTAAAGAAATTTCGGAGAAAATCCTGAACCTGGGAACCCTTCTTGTTGGTGATGGAAACCACAGCCTTGCTGCTGCAAAGAGCTTCTGGGAACAAATTAAAGGGAGCGCACCGGCCGATCATCCTGCAAGGTATGCAATGGTCGAGCTTGTAAATGTTCACGACCCAGGGCTTTCCTTTGAACCTATTCACAGGGTTGTAAGCGGAATTGAGCCTGAAGAACTGCTCAAAAAATTCAATGCAAGGGTCGAGGAAACCAGTACTTCTCCCTCAAATGCCGATTTCCCGTCTGCAGGACATTCAATAGGGTTTATTACAAAAGATAGGTCTGGTGTGCTGATTTTTGATAATCCCGTTTACGATCTTGAGGTCGAAACCCTTGACGAGATAATTGATAATTATTCAATCGAATATGAACATGATCCTGAAGTCGTGGAAAAACTTGGAAAAAAACAGGGCAATATCGGCTTCTTCCTGCCCCCATTAAAAAAGAGCGATTTCTTTTCTCTAATTAGAAAGAAGGGGGTTCTTCCAAGAAAATCATTTTCCCTTGGAAAAGAAAACGAGAAGAGGTATTATATCGAAGCCAGAAAGATTGTTCCATAA
- a CDS encoding COG1470 family protein, whose amino-acid sequence MSKSTALKAASKFFSLLLCLILLPVAFAQTEELNGTVTYENGTYESNIVPGLEEAYGNYTVHDIKPNYYSIYLMQGKSETFNVSFRNEGNETLDITPKVVAPSNDYYDVVNESWITISPENVTVSPGVEQNFTIDVSVPEDAEGGEYEAQIAFTNDTYPEEYDAPVYIQETAEGYSDSTSDEGYSDSVSTEGYSDSISAEGYSDSTSDEEYIYPRYVNAMHLWVSVPVNPKLELQTSYVSDTVEPGQEYIYAIKIKNVAGKDVTIDPKVMRYEIYDYSFDESAFSDDIIEISAPSTIKAGEIANMTIRVPVPESASGSYDAYIEMNADGKENDGSVPQISLSFTVDKQPKVPYVKTFNTTTADPITIEVSAETSDQGASVRISPEKEEPGFEINLTCNSNPVNLSLVKTVDSSAVYSQGYIFPIWATETSSSYQSGSRKYTETYRAAGAIGTWELTILPKNTNNFDYSITVGESE is encoded by the coding sequence ATGAGTAAAAGTACAGCATTGAAGGCAGCATCCAAGTTTTTTAGTTTATTGCTTTGCCTGATATTATTACCAGTTGCGTTTGCTCAGACAGAAGAGCTTAACGGAACAGTTACCTACGAGAACGGAACTTACGAAAGTAATATAGTTCCCGGACTGGAAGAGGCTTACGGCAATTACACCGTACATGATATAAAACCAAACTATTATTCGATATATCTCATGCAGGGAAAAAGTGAAACTTTCAATGTCAGCTTCAGGAACGAAGGTAATGAAACACTTGACATAACCCCGAAAGTTGTAGCTCCATCTAACGATTACTATGATGTTGTAAACGAAAGCTGGATTACGATTTCACCTGAAAACGTAACTGTAAGCCCTGGCGTAGAGCAGAACTTTACCATTGATGTAAGTGTTCCCGAGGATGCGGAAGGTGGAGAGTATGAAGCCCAGATAGCCTTCACAAATGATACTTATCCAGAAGAATACGATGCTCCTGTATATATCCAGGAAACTGCTGAAGGATATAGTGATTCTACATCAGATGAAGGGTATAGTGATTCTGTTTCTACTGAAGGGTATAGTGATTCTATCTCTGCTGAAGGATATAGTGATTCTACATCAGATGAAGAATATATATACCCTAGGTATGTCAATGCAATGCACCTTTGGGTCTCAGTCCCTGTCAATCCGAAACTTGAACTTCAGACAAGTTATGTTTCTGACACCGTTGAGCCTGGACAGGAATATATATACGCCATAAAAATTAAAAATGTAGCAGGGAAAGATGTTACTATCGATCCGAAGGTAATGAGATACGAAATATATGACTATTCATTTGACGAATCCGCTTTTAGTGATGATATAATAGAGATCTCCGCACCTTCAACCATAAAAGCCGGTGAAATTGCTAATATGACCATCAGGGTACCAGTCCCAGAGAGTGCGAGCGGGAGTTATGATGCTTACATCGAAATGAATGCTGATGGGAAAGAGAATGACGGATCCGTCCCACAAATTAGCCTGAGCTTTACGGTTGATAAACAGCCTAAAGTCCCTTATGTAAAAACCTTTAATACCACAACGGCCGACCCGATAACAATTGAAGTTTCGGCTGAAACTTCTGACCAGGGTGCATCTGTACGTATCTCCCCTGAAAAGGAGGAACCAGGTTTTGAAATAAACCTGACATGCAATTCCAACCCTGTTAATCTATCCCTTGTAAAAACCGTTGATAGTAGTGCCGTATACTCTCAAGGATACATCTTCCCAATATGGGCAACGGAAACTAGTTCAAGCTATCAGAGTGGCAGCAGGAAATATACCGAAACGTATAGAGCAGCCGGAGCAATTGGAACATGGGAACTTACAATTCTCCCGAAAAACACAAACAATTTTGACTATTCAATAACTGTCGGGGAGTCAGAGTAA
- the hisE gene encoding phosphoribosyl-ATP diphosphatase, which produces MPDADLSILNRVYEIILDRKQNYDERSYVCKLLNHRKGMNKILEKVGEESIETILAVRNENHAEIVSESSDLIFHLLVMLAANNVTLDEIAAELSARHESMKRD; this is translated from the coding sequence ATGCCGGATGCTGACCTATCAATCTTAAACAGGGTATATGAAATCATACTGGACCGAAAACAGAACTATGACGAGCGCTCATATGTCTGCAAGCTTTTGAACCATCGTAAAGGTATGAACAAGATTCTTGAAAAAGTAGGCGAGGAATCAATTGAAACAATCCTCGCAGTCAGGAATGAAAATCATGCAGAGATCGTTTCTGAAAGTTCAGACCTTATTTTTCATCTTCTGGTAATGCTTGCGGCAAATAATGTTACCCTTGATGAAATCGCAGCCGAGCTCAGTGCCCGACATGAAAGCATGAAAAGGGATTGA
- a CDS encoding DUF2173 family protein → MIVQECNLSLDELLKFDGVMAAGIFSPEGKLVEYKSRDEMPKEMAEMTAKFCGAVNLMFDALASAYTQLYKMNWVPQQNWMYSGGDWTVMISGTRGVFVDKSKADLKKLFMALGMC, encoded by the coding sequence ATGATTGTACAGGAATGCAATTTATCGTTAGATGAACTTCTGAAGTTTGACGGGGTAATGGCAGCCGGGATTTTCAGTCCCGAAGGAAAGCTTGTGGAGTATAAGTCAAGAGATGAAATGCCAAAAGAAATGGCCGAGATGACTGCAAAATTCTGCGGAGCCGTGAACCTGATGTTCGATGCTCTGGCCAGCGCTTACACGCAACTCTACAAGATGAACTGGGTACCTCAGCAAAACTGGATGTACAGCGGCGGAGACTGGACCGTTATGATCTCGGGAACGAGAGGGGTTTTTGTTGATAAGTCAAAAGCGGATTTAAAGAAGCTCTTTATGGCTCTGGGAATGTGTTAA
- the queD gene encoding 6-carboxytetrahydropterin synthase QueD, with protein MFELKVVTHFAAAHQLKMVAKKCENLHGHNWKVEVCVAGEKLNEAGVLVDFGELKQNVSEIMTRLDHNFLNELEYFNDSNPPSSENIAQYIATSLQTMIQNPEIRVTSVTAWESENACATYLT; from the coding sequence ATGTTTGAGTTAAAAGTTGTTACCCATTTTGCAGCAGCCCATCAGCTTAAAATGGTGGCCAAAAAGTGTGAAAACCTGCACGGACACAACTGGAAGGTCGAAGTTTGTGTGGCTGGCGAAAAACTCAATGAAGCCGGAGTACTTGTGGACTTTGGAGAATTAAAACAGAATGTATCCGAAATCATGACAAGACTGGATCACAACTTTTTAAATGAGCTTGAATACTTTAATGACAGCAATCCACCATCTTCGGAAAACATTGCCCAGTACATAGCAACCTCCCTTCAAACCATGATACAGAATCCAGAAATCAGGGTTACCAGTGTCACAGCATGGGAATCGGAGAATGCCTGTGCAACATATTTAACGTAA
- a CDS encoding YkgJ family cysteine cluster protein: MEASSTDNKPEFEKTSYQQLLIADLKKEIEMARKLDSEKLASEIQKIGFSCQHCGKCCRRAFGDNRVAVIPSEIERIREYTDLSKLEVAGPFVTEDSIPDGEEESEEERPETSFGALEENEESFSPDRLESFKDYIDCEGKVHAFGWILRRKRNGDCIFLERDTYKCRIYPVRPMLCSTYPFYIEELKLQTCECEGLGSPISIEESRKMTENLLFRYISELEDTLDLYENFVDFRRGEQGLKLAKKSLENGTFTFIVHDSKGSTEISG; this comes from the coding sequence ATGGAAGCTTCCAGCACAGACAATAAGCCGGAGTTCGAAAAAACAAGTTATCAGCAACTTCTTATTGCCGATCTCAAGAAAGAAATAGAAATGGCTCGCAAACTTGACTCCGAAAAGCTTGCATCCGAAATCCAGAAAATCGGGTTCTCCTGCCAGCATTGTGGAAAATGCTGCAGGCGGGCTTTCGGGGACAACAGGGTAGCGGTGATTCCTTCCGAAATTGAAAGAATCCGGGAATATACCGACCTCTCAAAACTGGAAGTTGCAGGACCGTTTGTGACTGAGGACTCTATCCCGGATGGGGAAGAGGAATCTGAAGAAGAACGTCCGGAAACTTCATTCGGGGCATTGGAGGAAAACGAAGAGTCTTTTTCTCCTGACCGTCTTGAATCTTTTAAAGATTATATCGATTGTGAGGGCAAGGTACATGCCTTTGGATGGATTCTCAGGCGGAAGAGGAACGGAGATTGTATCTTTCTTGAAAGAGACACGTACAAATGCCGGATCTATCCCGTGCGCCCTATGCTCTGCAGCACTTATCCTTTTTATATCGAAGAGCTGAAATTGCAGACCTGCGAATGTGAAGGTCTTGGATCCCCTATCTCTATAGAAGAAAGCCGAAAAATGACAGAGAATCTTCTCTTCAGATATATTTCGGAACTTGAGGATACGCTTGACCTGTATGAGAATTTCGTGGATTTCAGAAGAGGTGAACAGGGCCTCAAGCTTGCAAAAAAGAGCCTGGAAAATGGCACATTTACCTTTATAGTTCACGACAGCAAAGGAAGCACCGAAATTAGTGGTTAA
- a CDS encoding NOG1 family protein has protein sequence MIFEKIHTVPTSEELINKAFKRSARAMSGKTIDSRESRLRANESMLLTAANILTDNLANIVRRFPSFEQLPRFYYELTDILVGVEKLKMSLASADWASRKIHEISRSYVGKIRNSDLPEPIRKEAFGRLASIIKSINKDLLFLNEARNILRKLPDVQDEPTIVIAGYPNVGKSSFVSKITGASPEIAPYPFTTKGVTIGHFMQDGVRYQVMDTPGLLDRPMSERNDIEKQAITAIHYLDAVVMFMIDPSESCGYEIEAQKHLLAEIRENFKLPLLVVSNKADRSEFKKLDEVEFNISTVTGEGIEDVMNRLMQMIEEKRLSTSSEELDTEPAI, from the coding sequence ATGATCTTTGAGAAAATTCATACCGTCCCTACTTCCGAGGAATTAATCAATAAAGCCTTTAAACGGTCAGCGCGAGCTATGTCCGGGAAAACCATAGATAGCAGGGAAAGCCGATTAAGGGCCAATGAATCCATGCTGCTGACAGCTGCAAACATTCTGACGGATAATCTTGCAAACATAGTAAGGCGATTCCCAAGTTTCGAACAATTACCCAGATTTTATTATGAACTCACAGACATCCTTGTAGGCGTAGAAAAACTCAAGATGTCCCTTGCATCCGCGGACTGGGCCAGCAGGAAAATTCATGAGATTTCAAGAAGCTATGTTGGAAAAATTAGAAATTCAGATCTCCCGGAGCCTATCCGGAAAGAAGCATTTGGAAGGCTTGCTTCGATTATCAAGTCAATTAACAAGGATCTTCTCTTCCTGAACGAAGCCCGAAACATCTTGCGGAAACTTCCTGATGTGCAGGATGAGCCCACAATTGTAATTGCTGGCTACCCGAATGTAGGAAAGTCGAGTTTCGTCTCAAAAATTACAGGTGCAAGCCCTGAAATCGCTCCATATCCATTTACGACAAAAGGCGTAACAATCGGGCATTTCATGCAGGACGGTGTGCGTTATCAGGTTATGGATACTCCAGGACTTCTTGACCGCCCGATGTCCGAGAGAAACGATATCGAAAAGCAGGCAATTACCGCGATTCATTACCTTGACGCGGTTGTGATGTTTATGATTGATCCCAGTGAAAGCTGTGGATACGAAATCGAAGCTCAGAAACACCTGCTTGCAGAAATTCGAGAGAACTTCAAACTTCCCCTGCTTGTGGTCTCAAACAAGGCTGACAGGTCCGAGTTCAAGAAGCTGGATGAAGTGGAATTTAATATTTCCACAGTTACCGGAGAAGGAATTGAAGACGTAATGAACAGGCTCATGCAAATGATCGAAGAAAAACGCCTTTCCACTTCTTCCGAAGAGCTGGATACCGAACCAGCAATCTGA
- a CDS encoding CBS domain-containing protein, which translates to MELTPIQKDIIIALINLQRQKDRAIKGEEIAEVIKRNPGTIRNQMQLLKALGLVEGVPGPKGGYKPTGAAYDALRIQQLKNESVVPLYRNNALVSGATAADISFTTVRSPDACSGVVRVIGNTKDFIMDDKLQVGPTPVNRLIIRGEVTGRDDTNNSILFNITEMISLPKKHVKHYMKYPPLLVNLNASIQEATRLFIRNNVHGAPVEDKGKIIGIVTYTDIAHAIAQGKPNVKVKDIMTKELITVDGDMQLYDVVKLFHKYNVGRLIVTINGVPKGTLSKTDVLNELAVY; encoded by the coding sequence ATGGAACTTACTCCGATTCAAAAAGATATTATTATTGCATTAATCAACCTTCAGCGGCAAAAGGACCGGGCAATAAAGGGAGAAGAAATAGCCGAGGTAATCAAGCGTAATCCTGGAACTATCCGCAATCAGATGCAATTGTTAAAGGCCCTTGGTCTTGTAGAGGGAGTACCAGGGCCAAAAGGAGGCTATAAGCCCACAGGGGCAGCATATGACGCATTAAGAATCCAACAACTGAAAAATGAGTCCGTAGTTCCCCTTTACAGGAACAATGCGTTAGTTAGTGGAGCTACAGCTGCCGATATTAGTTTTACTACGGTTAGGAGTCCGGATGCCTGTAGTGGAGTCGTCCGCGTAATTGGAAACACAAAAGATTTCATAATGGACGATAAGCTCCAGGTAGGCCCCACGCCTGTAAACCGTCTGATAATCCGTGGAGAAGTTACAGGAAGAGATGACACTAACAATTCAATTCTGTTCAACATTACGGAAATGATCTCACTTCCTAAAAAACATGTCAAACACTATATGAAGTATCCCCCTTTGCTTGTAAATCTCAATGCAAGTATCCAGGAAGCAACGAGGCTTTTTATCCGGAATAACGTTCATGGAGCTCCTGTAGAAGATAAAGGAAAAATCATAGGAATCGTTACCTACACCGATATTGCCCATGCTATTGCTCAGGGAAAACCCAATGTAAAAGTCAAAGATATCATGACAAAAGAACTTATCACGGTTGATGGTGATATGCAGCTCTACGACGTTGTAAAACTCTTTCATAAGTATAACGTAGGCAGGCTCATCGTAACCATTAATGGAGTGCCCAAAGGCACACTGTCAAAAACCGATGTTTTGAATGAACTGGCAGTATATTGA
- a CDS encoding 3-isopropylmalate dehydratase large subunit: MSGNESCPMTVSEKIFSKASGSPVKAGDFVLANIDLAMTHDITGPLAVKGFYEIMKGKEEKNVWDPKKIVIVFDHQVPADSINATANHIMLREFAEEQGILNYDVYEGVCHQVLPEKGHVLPGDLIVGSDSHTCAYGALGAFSTGIGSTDMAAVFATGKLWFRVPETFRFEVEGNLPDRVYSKDLILHLIGDVGVEGARYMAAEFGGSTIHSLSIPERMTMSNMAIEMGGKAGIIEADEITANYLKERIMYYEFDPYWKSDEDAKYVGVKHYDVSDLEPQVACPHHVDNVKPVTEVEGTKLDQIFVGSCTNGRFEDIKIMADIMGDEPVARGVRLLVVPASRTEYLKLLKAGYIEKLMNAGAIVESPCCGPCMGGSFGLLGAREVGLATSNRNFKGREGSPESFVYLSSPATAGASALTGEITDPRKV; encoded by the coding sequence ATGTCTGGTAATGAAAGTTGTCCGATGACCGTTTCGGAAAAGATCTTTTCGAAAGCCTCCGGAAGTCCCGTAAAAGCCGGGGATTTCGTACTGGCAAATATAGACCTTGCAATGACTCACGACATTACAGGTCCGCTAGCAGTCAAAGGCTTCTATGAGATTATGAAGGGCAAAGAAGAGAAGAACGTATGGGATCCAAAGAAAATAGTGATCGTATTTGACCATCAAGTTCCTGCGGACTCCATTAACGCCACCGCAAATCATATTATGCTCCGAGAATTTGCTGAAGAACAGGGCATTTTAAATTATGATGTATACGAAGGAGTTTGCCATCAGGTTCTTCCCGAGAAAGGGCATGTCCTGCCAGGAGACCTTATCGTTGGCTCGGATTCGCATACATGTGCTTATGGTGCACTCGGTGCGTTTTCTACAGGTATAGGGTCTACGGATATGGCAGCCGTTTTTGCTACTGGCAAACTCTGGTTCAGGGTACCTGAGACTTTCCGCTTTGAGGTGGAAGGCAACCTGCCAGATCGTGTTTACTCCAAAGATCTTATCCTCCACCTGATAGGCGACGTAGGAGTAGAAGGGGCCAGGTATATGGCAGCCGAGTTTGGAGGTTCAACAATTCACTCTCTCTCGATTCCCGAACGTATGACTATGTCCAATATGGCAATCGAGATGGGTGGGAAGGCAGGAATCATCGAAGCTGATGAAATAACTGCAAACTACCTCAAAGAGCGGATTATGTATTATGAGTTCGATCCATATTGGAAATCCGATGAAGATGCAAAATATGTGGGAGTTAAGCACTACGACGTATCTGACCTGGAACCCCAGGTAGCCTGCCCTCACCATGTGGATAATGTAAAACCCGTAACCGAGGTAGAGGGTACGAAACTTGACCAGATATTTGTGGGTTCCTGCACGAACGGCAGATTCGAAGACATTAAAATCATGGCTGATATCATGGGCGATGAGCCAGTAGCCAGGGGTGTTCGTCTGCTTGTAGTTCCTGCTTCAAGAACTGAGTACCTGAAACTCTTGAAAGCCGGGTATATAGAAAAGCTCATGAATGCAGGTGCAATCGTAGAATCACCGTGCTGCGGACCCTGTATGGGTGGCTCTTTCGGCTTGCTTGGCGCAAGAGAAGTGGGCCTTGCAACCTCGAATCGTAACTTTAAGGGCAGAGAAGGAAGTCCCGAATCTTTTGTATATCTGTCTTCCCCTGCGACTGCAGGAGCATCAGCCCTTACCGGAGAAATCACTGATCCAAGGAAAGTTTGA
- a CDS encoding lysylphosphatidylglycerol synthase transmembrane domain-containing protein yields the protein MSTGWIEGKSGNKSENNVHRSLLSPPPLVLKVGRYFPTLILIGLAVNLILPQLASVEASAHVIKTMIPWAVLLAALGQVVSYLGAGFLMNSIVARVKQTIPILKGSIITLAASSIGMLAGGPFGNAAATYRWARKYGISAEGAGLAGTLPTIFNNTILTVLAISGILHLLIAHSLSSVQFFAFILILTLLGLGFAAVHWGLKNRTAFTLIVVRIAAYFARLLHKSYTPAPTQASVSRIFAALETLSNGGWERPLLGAVIFTSFDMLTLYFFFIAAGFPVGFEILVVGYGLPILLGKIAFLLPGGIGVVESSMAALYTGLGVPGSITVVVVLSYRVFSFWIPTIIGFPIAFYLQRT from the coding sequence ATGAGTACAGGCTGGATCGAAGGTAAATCAGGGAATAAAAGCGAGAACAATGTCCACAGAAGTCTGCTGTCTCCCCCACCCCTGGTCTTAAAAGTAGGCCGCTACTTTCCAACGCTTATCCTTATAGGGCTTGCTGTTAACCTTATTCTTCCGCAGCTTGCTTCGGTTGAAGCGTCTGCACATGTTATCAAAACAATGATTCCATGGGCTGTGCTACTGGCTGCCCTTGGCCAGGTTGTCAGTTACCTGGGAGCGGGTTTTCTTATGAATTCCATTGTAGCAAGAGTAAAACAGACAATCCCGATATTAAAAGGATCTATAATAACGCTTGCAGCTTCAAGTATAGGCATGCTGGCAGGGGGTCCTTTCGGAAATGCTGCAGCGACTTATCGATGGGCACGGAAATATGGTATTAGTGCCGAAGGAGCTGGGCTTGCTGGCACCCTGCCCACTATCTTCAACAATACGATCTTGACAGTACTGGCTATATCTGGAATTCTCCATCTTCTGATAGCCCATAGCCTTTCTTCAGTGCAGTTTTTTGCCTTTATTCTAATCCTCACCTTACTTGGCCTGGGCTTTGCAGCAGTACACTGGGGATTAAAAAACAGGACAGCTTTCACACTTATTGTTGTCAGAATAGCAGCTTACTTTGCTCGGCTCTTGCATAAATCCTACACGCCTGCTCCAACTCAGGCTTCAGTAAGCCGAATTTTTGCAGCCCTTGAAACTTTAAGCAATGGAGGCTGGGAGCGCCCGCTTCTTGGGGCTGTGATTTTTACGAGTTTTGATATGCTGACCCTTTATTTCTTCTTCATAGCCGCAGGGTTTCCTGTAGGGTTTGAGATCCTGGTCGTTGGGTATGGGCTCCCTATTCTCTTAGGAAAAATAGCTTTTCTCCTGCCAGGAGGAATAGGCGTTGTGGAGAGTTCTATGGCTGCTCTCTATACAGGCCTGGGAGTGCCTGGTTCAATTACAGTTGTTGTTGTACTCAGCTACAGGGTATTTTCTTTTTGGATCCCAACAATAATAGGGTTTCCAATAGCGTTTTATCTGCAGAGAACATGA